Proteins from a genomic interval of Nocardioidaceae bacterium:
- a CDS encoding CoA transferase, which produces MSLYAGLKVIDCGSYIAAPAAAMIMADLGAEVVKIESPGAGDAYRQLPRLPGQPVSEHDYAWIHDARGKRGLALDLRSPEGQQVMHDLVADADVFITNYPLRVREKFRIDHATLAGLNDRLVYASFTGYGERGPEAAKPGFDATSYWARSGMMDTIKPASDAPPAKGVVGQGDHPSAMSLYAAIATALYQRERTGAGAHVSSSLHANGLWANSYMATAALCGAEFPERPPREEHFNALSLHYEAADGKWLLLTLLNEDRHWPVLARCLEREDLLEDERFTTKPDRLANATALIGELDRAFARHERAHWERLLTENDVVFDVVATPEDLADDEQMRANGLVVSFAEDDRVGAIAVPFEVDGADPVPGRMPPSVGQHTDEVLSALGYDAARIAALREAGTVA; this is translated from the coding sequence ATGAGCCTGTACGCGGGCCTGAAGGTCATCGACTGCGGCAGCTACATCGCCGCCCCGGCGGCGGCGATGATCATGGCCGACCTCGGCGCCGAGGTGGTCAAGATCGAGTCGCCCGGCGCGGGGGACGCGTACCGCCAGCTGCCGCGCCTGCCCGGCCAACCCGTCTCCGAGCACGACTACGCCTGGATCCACGACGCCCGCGGCAAGCGCGGGCTCGCGCTGGACCTGAGGTCGCCCGAGGGTCAGCAGGTGATGCACGACCTCGTCGCCGACGCCGACGTCTTCATCACCAACTACCCGCTGCGCGTACGCGAGAAGTTCCGCATCGACCACGCCACCCTGGCAGGCCTCAACGACCGGCTCGTGTACGCCTCCTTCACCGGCTACGGCGAGCGCGGCCCCGAGGCGGCGAAGCCCGGCTTCGACGCGACGTCGTACTGGGCGCGCTCGGGGATGATGGACACCATCAAGCCGGCCTCCGATGCCCCGCCGGCCAAGGGCGTCGTCGGGCAGGGCGACCACCCCTCGGCGATGAGCCTGTACGCCGCGATCGCCACCGCGCTCTACCAGCGCGAGCGCACCGGCGCGGGCGCCCACGTGTCGTCCTCGCTGCACGCCAACGGGCTGTGGGCGAACTCCTACATGGCGACCGCGGCCCTGTGCGGGGCGGAGTTCCCCGAGCGTCCGCCACGCGAGGAGCACTTCAACGCGCTGAGCCTGCACTACGAGGCCGCGGACGGGAAGTGGCTGCTGCTGACCCTGCTCAACGAGGACCGGCACTGGCCGGTGCTGGCCCGGTGCCTCGAGCGCGAGGACCTGCTCGAGGACGAGCGCTTCACCACCAAGCCCGACCGGCTGGCGAACGCCACGGCGCTGATCGGTGAGCTCGACCGGGCCTTCGCCCGGCACGAGCGCGCCCACTGGGAGCGCCTGCTCACCGAGAACGACGTCGTCTTCGACGTCGTGGCGACTCCTGAGGACCTCGCCGACGACGAGCAGATGCGCGCGAACGGCCTGGTCGTCTCCTTCGCCGAGGACGACCGGGTCGGCGCCATCGCCGTGCCCTTCGAGGTCGACGGCGCCGACCCGGTGCCCGGTCGGATGCCTCCGTCGGTCGGGCAGCACACCGACGAGGTGCTGAGCGCTCTCGGGTACGACGCCGCCCGCATCGCGGCTCTCCGGGAGGCGGGCACCGTCGCTTGA
- a CDS encoding DUF305 domain-containing protein, whose translation MTPTRTSRPLGERFPGRLRRVAAGSLAAAALVTLGAACGGDEQTSADETSASSVPADADFNEADVAFVAGMIPHHQQAVMMAEMVQGRDIDPAIADLAAQIRDAQQPEIEQMTGFLDEWGVEPTAGMGDMSDMGDMSGMDHDMNGMDHDMGGVEMEGMMSPQQMSDLRTASDAAFGDLWLELMVEHHRGAIEQSRTQIAEGEDAGAIELAREIARTQAAEIGTMQDLLAR comes from the coding sequence ATGACCCCCACCCGCACATCCCGACCCCTCGGCGAACGGTTTCCCGGACGACTCCGCCGCGTGGCCGCCGGGTCGCTCGCCGCGGCTGCGCTGGTGACCCTCGGTGCCGCCTGCGGCGGTGACGAGCAGACCTCGGCCGACGAGACATCGGCGTCATCGGTGCCCGCGGACGCGGACTTCAACGAGGCCGATGTCGCGTTCGTCGCCGGCATGATCCCGCACCACCAGCAGGCGGTGATGATGGCCGAGATGGTGCAGGGGCGCGACATCGATCCGGCGATCGCGGACCTGGCGGCACAGATCCGCGATGCGCAGCAGCCGGAGATCGAGCAGATGACGGGCTTCCTCGACGAGTGGGGGGTCGAGCCCACGGCCGGCATGGGCGACATGAGCGACATGGGCGACATGAGCGGGATGGACCACGACATGAACGGGATGGACCACGACATGGGCGGGGTGGAGATGGAAGGGATGATGTCGCCGCAGCAGATGTCGGACCTCCGCACCGCCTCCGACGCCGCGTTCGGCGACCTGTGGCTGGAGCTGATGGTCGAGCACCACCGGGGGGCGATCGAGCAGTCGCGGACGCAGATCGCCGAGGGTGAGGACGCCGGGGCGATCGAGCTGGCGCGGGAGATCGCCCGCACGCAGGCCGCGGAGATCGGCACCATGCAGGACCTGCTCGCGCGCTGA
- a CDS encoding siderophore-interacting protein — MQAYVDTIDRITPDMVRLTLTGGDLADPSRFVMPEATDAYVNIALPPEGAPYAAPFEPAEVKQTCPRDLWPVRRRYTVRAWDPASCTLTLDFVVHGTGAAGRWASTARPGDVLVLEGPAGGYRPDPTADWHLLVGDESALPAIAASLEAVPEGALAVVRLLCDGPDHEVPLTSPGDLDVVWLHRSGGAEDADLLAEEVRNLPFPRGRVHAFVHGEADEIRALRRHLLLDRRVPRADMSCSPYWRRHMDDEAWRAVKGDFVAAMEAEVA; from the coding sequence ATGCAAGCGTACGTCGACACCATCGACCGGATCACCCCCGACATGGTCCGGCTGACCCTCACCGGCGGCGACCTCGCCGACCCCAGCCGCTTCGTGATGCCCGAGGCCACCGACGCCTACGTCAACATCGCCCTCCCACCGGAGGGAGCGCCGTACGCCGCCCCCTTCGAGCCCGCCGAGGTCAAGCAGACCTGCCCGCGGGACCTGTGGCCCGTACGCCGCCGCTACACCGTGCGCGCCTGGGACCCCGCGTCGTGCACGCTGACGCTGGACTTCGTCGTGCACGGCACGGGTGCCGCCGGTCGCTGGGCGAGCACCGCCCGGCCCGGCGACGTGCTCGTCCTCGAGGGGCCCGCCGGCGGCTACCGTCCCGACCCCACGGCCGACTGGCACCTGCTCGTGGGCGACGAGTCCGCGCTGCCCGCGATCGCCGCGTCGCTCGAGGCGGTGCCGGAGGGCGCTCTGGCGGTCGTACGCCTCCTCTGCGACGGCCCCGACCACGAGGTGCCGCTGACCTCGCCGGGCGACCTCGACGTCGTCTGGCTCCATCGCAGCGGCGGTGCCGAGGACGCCGACCTCCTCGCCGAGGAGGTCCGCAACCTGCCGTTCCCCCGGGGTCGCGTGCACGCCTTCGTGCACGGTGAGGCCGACGAGATCCGTGCCCTGCGCCGGCACCTGCTGCTGGACCGCCGCGTCCCGCGCGCCGACATGTCGTGCTCGCCGTACTGGCGCCGCCACATGGACGACGAGGCGTGGCGCGCGGTCAAGGGCGACTTCGTCGCCGCGATGGAAGCCGAGGTCGCGTGA
- a CDS encoding DUF2470 domain-containing protein: MTGPSPAEVARTALARARCGTLLVRGCGGRAGAMTIVTVHTGADGRPRIAVEADSATAADLEGRRVASLIVPAARPYRRIELTGRLHACRPPGGQADGAGDAVFGLTPVQCLLGGHRGIAVAPEQLRAAAPDPLWRLAPQLVAHLREAHSRDLVACLRAQGHRTAEAVEVHDVDRYGISMTVLSAHGVEDVRLPFPGGPIDALAQAPSGIALPLGCRCTAAVPPTDRA, translated from the coding sequence ATGACCGGCCCGTCCCCGGCCGAGGTGGCGCGTACGGCGCTGGCCCGCGCCCGCTGCGGCACCCTGCTGGTGCGCGGCTGCGGCGGCCGGGCCGGCGCCATGACCATCGTGACCGTGCACACCGGCGCCGACGGACGACCGCGCATCGCCGTCGAGGCGGACTCCGCGACGGCCGCCGACCTCGAGGGTCGGCGGGTCGCCTCGCTCATCGTGCCCGCGGCCCGGCCCTACCGTCGCATCGAGCTCACCGGACGCCTCCACGCCTGCCGACCCCCGGGCGGGCAGGCGGACGGCGCCGGTGACGCGGTCTTCGGTCTGACGCCGGTCCAGTGCCTGCTCGGCGGCCACCGTGGGATCGCCGTGGCGCCGGAACAGCTCCGGGCCGCCGCACCGGACCCGCTGTGGCGTCTCGCGCCCCAGCTGGTCGCGCACCTGCGCGAGGCCCACTCCCGCGACCTCGTGGCCTGCCTGCGAGCCCAGGGACACCGCACCGCCGAAGCCGTCGAGGTCCACGACGTCGACCGCTACGGCATCTCGATGACGGTGCTGAGCGCTCACGGCGTGGAGGACGTCAGGCTGCCGTTCCCCGGCGGCCCGATCGACGCGCTCGCCCAGGCCCCGAGCGGCATCGCGCTGCCCCTGGGCTGCCGCTGCACCGCAGCGGTGCCGCCCACGGACCGGGCCTGA
- a CDS encoding DUF2237 domain-containing protein, with translation MSTTGARPESNVLGEPLEVASTDPVTGWFRDGTCRCEGDPGLHAICAVMTDEFLAHQVATGNDLVTPQPRFGFAGLRGGDRWCVVAARWLHAHHDGVAPPVVLAATSERALEVVPLEVLRGYAVDVPPDLSSLA, from the coding sequence ATGAGCACCACCGGCGCACGACCCGAAAGCAACGTCCTCGGCGAACCCCTCGAGGTCGCGAGCACCGACCCGGTCACCGGCTGGTTCCGCGACGGCACCTGCCGGTGTGAGGGCGACCCCGGTCTGCACGCGATCTGCGCGGTGATGACCGATGAGTTCCTCGCCCACCAGGTCGCCACCGGCAACGACCTGGTGACCCCGCAGCCGCGTTTCGGCTTCGCCGGACTCCGCGGCGGCGACCGGTGGTGCGTCGTCGCCGCACGCTGGCTGCACGCCCACCACGACGGCGTCGCCCCGCCCGTGGTGCTCGCCGCGACCTCGGAGCGTGCGCTGGAGGTCGTGCCGCTGGAGGTGCTGCGCGGCTACGCCGTCGACGTGCCTCCCGACCTGAGCTCCCTGGCCTGA
- a CDS encoding SpoIIE family protein phosphatase — protein sequence MRARTRLDPDLLQDAPAGHVTTDETGLVASANTEFLRLVGRTEDDVVGRLELADLLTVAGRVYLETHLAPLLQREEVVREIELDLLRPDGARAPVLLNARRLGDEGSRSLQIVLLGAGDRHRYEEDLRQAGRLAEAARAESAALAETLSRTLIPPAPPSVPHLEIAAAYRPAGDGREVGGDFYDVFQVSETGWVVVLGDVSGKGVHAATVTSLVRHSVRTLAIDHPDPADLLYGVDRVLTREQTDHYCTLIVVRMDYRERGWDLRICLAGHPPALLRAADGTVTEVGTPGSPAGLMPEPSFTCVRHRLGDELLTVYTDGVTEARGVAGMYGEERLYALMGELSHDPHAQVDGIVTSALDYQDGNPADDIAIIAFAAVG from the coding sequence GTGAGGGCCCGCACCCGGCTCGATCCCGACCTCCTGCAGGACGCACCGGCCGGTCACGTCACGACCGACGAGACAGGGCTCGTGGCCAGCGCGAACACGGAGTTCCTGCGCCTGGTCGGACGCACCGAGGACGACGTGGTCGGTCGGCTGGAGCTCGCGGACCTGCTGACGGTGGCCGGACGGGTCTACCTCGAGACGCACCTCGCGCCGCTGCTGCAGCGCGAGGAGGTCGTGCGCGAGATCGAGCTGGACCTGCTGCGGCCCGACGGCGCACGCGCCCCGGTGCTCCTCAACGCCCGGCGGCTGGGCGACGAGGGGTCACGGTCGCTGCAGATCGTGCTCCTCGGGGCCGGTGACCGGCACCGCTACGAGGAGGACCTCCGGCAGGCCGGCCGGCTCGCCGAGGCCGCCCGGGCCGAGTCCGCTGCGCTCGCCGAGACCCTCTCGCGCACCCTGATCCCTCCCGCTCCCCCGTCGGTTCCGCACCTGGAGATCGCGGCGGCGTACCGCCCTGCGGGTGACGGTCGCGAGGTGGGCGGCGACTTCTACGACGTCTTCCAGGTCAGCGAGACCGGCTGGGTCGTCGTGCTGGGCGACGTGAGCGGCAAGGGCGTGCACGCCGCGACCGTCACCTCCCTGGTGCGGCACAGCGTACGGACCCTCGCGATCGACCACCCCGACCCCGCCGACCTGCTCTACGGCGTCGACCGGGTGCTGACCCGGGAGCAGACCGACCACTACTGCACCCTGATCGTGGTGCGCATGGACTACCGCGAGCGTGGGTGGGACCTGCGGATCTGTCTCGCCGGCCACCCCCCGGCCCTGCTGCGCGCGGCGGACGGCACCGTGACCGAGGTCGGCACCCCGGGGTCGCCCGCCGGGCTCATGCCCGAGCCGTCGTTCACCTGCGTCCGGCACCGCCTCGGCGATGAGCTCCTGACGGTCTACACCGACGGCGTCACCGAGGCGCGCGGGGTCGCCGGGATGTACGGCGAGGAGCGGCTCTACGCGTTGATGGGAGAGCTGTCGCACGACCCGCACGCGCAGGTCGACGGCATCGTGACCTCTGCCCTGGACTACCAGGACGGCAACCCCGCCGACGACATCGCGATCATCGCGTTCGCGGCCGTCGGCTGA